One bacterium genomic window, TGCATTTTGATATTTATATTTGATATTTAATATTTAATATTTGATATTTATTTGTTGTCTCCCTCAAATCCTATTTTGCAGAACCCTATACACTATTTTAACCTTTATGCTAGATTAAGACACCACCTAATCAGTGGCTGAATAATTACCTTTTTTCTTTAAAAAACCTCTGGATTAGTTCACGACATTCTTGTTCTAAAATACCTTTTTTGACATTTAGTTGATGATTCAGAGATGAATGTTGGGCAATATTTATTATTGAGCCACAGGCACCTGTTTTCAGGTCATCGGCACCATAGACTAAATTTTTAACCCTGGATAGAATTAATGCCCCAGCACACATAGCACAGGGTTCAATAGTAACATACATACTCGTATTAATTAATCGTTCATTTTTTAAATAGACAGCGGCTTTTTTAATTGCTAATATTTCTGCATGAGCGGTTGGGTCTTTAAGTTTGACTATTTGATTATGACCGCGAGCAATAATCTTTTCATCTAAAACAATTACAGTTCCGACTGGTATCTCTCCGAGTTTATAAGCCTTTTCTGCCTCGACTAAAGCCTGCCGCATAAAGTAAATATCATCTATCTGCCTTTTGTCCTTTGTCATCTGTCCTTTGTCTTCTGGCGCGCCTGAGAGGATTCGAACCTCCAACCTTCGGATTCGTAGTCCGCGACTCTGTCCAGTTGAGCTACAGGCGCCCGCTATAGCACTTATTAATCGAAATTTGACCCAGATATAGCTATGAAATTCCAAATCACAAATTCCAAATTCCATTTAGTGAATTAGTGAATTAAGCGAATTAGCGAATTAGTAAAATCTAATCTCTAATTCACTAATCTCTAATTCGCTTTTTGGTATGTGGAATTTGGTGCTTATTTGAGATTTGGTGCTTGGGATTTGGGATTTTTCCCTTATCCACCCTGAGTAAAATTTTGACTAATAACTGCTATATTTTAATATAACAAAGATTTTGATTTATGTCAAGTGTTTATTTCAAAAATAAAAAGTTGACATTTGGTCTAAAAAGTAGTATTATTTAGATAAAAATAAGATACAAAAGGAAGGAACAGTTACGAAAGGCTAAACTATAATGAAATTTGCTAATCCTGAGTTTTTCTACTTACTTTTTATCATCCCATTACTGATTTTGAATTATATCAAGAGAAGAAAAGGAGCAAACATAAAGTTTTCTGACCTGCAAGTTTTAAAAGAGATTCCCACATCTAAATCTTTGAAATATAAACATTGTGCGTTCATTCTCCGATTATTGTATCTTATTTTAATCATTATCTCTGTTGCCAGACCACAACTATGTAGAACTGAAGGAGAGATTTTAACTGAAGGGGTGGATATTATTTTAGCCCTGGATATCTCCGGGAGTATGCAAGCAGAAGATTTTAAACCTCAAAATAGAATCAAGTCAGCCAAGCAAGTCATCCGTGAATTTGTTAAAGGGAGAAAAAACGATAGATTAGGACTGGTAGTTTTTGCCTCGCAAAGTTTTACTCAATGTCCATTAACCCTGGATTATGGAACATTATTGAGCCTATTAAATCAGGTCAATATTGGAATGATTGAAGATGGCACAGCCATTGGAATGGCGTTAGTTAATTGTGTCAATAGATTAAAAGATTCACAGGCGAAAAGTAAAATCGTAATCCTTCTTACTGATGGAGTAAATAATTGTGGTAAAATTGACCCAATAACCTCAGCCCGTATCGCCCAGGCAATGAATGTAAGGATTTATACCATTGGTGTCGGCAAGAAAGGTGGTGCACCAATACCTGTTAACCACCCCATATTTGGTAAAATATACGCCCGTAATCCTGATGGTAGCCTGTTACTGACCAAAGTTGATGAAGATACACTTAAAACCATCGCAAATATTACTGATGGCAAATTTTTCCGCGCAACTAATGAACATAAATTAAGTCAAATATACGAAGATATTGGTAAAATGGAAAAGACAAAAATAAAGGTTAAGGAGTATATGAAATATAAAGAGATATTTGGATATTTTCTTCTCCCGGCGATATTACTTTTATTAGCCGAGATAATTCTGGCAAATACACGGTTTAGACGGATACCGTAAGTACACAGGTTCTTTACGAAAAAAATCTTGACATCTTGAAGATTTTAATGTATTATATAAAATGAAAAGAAATGAGAGGAATAACACAGATATTTTCATTAATATTTGATGCTATCTTAATTAACATCGGGATAATTCTTGCCTTCTTAATTAAATTCGGAGGAAGACTCCCTCAATCTAATTTTGAGGCATATCAATCTATGTGTATCCCCTTTACCCTGGCTATGCTTTTATCCATCTATGCCTTTGGCTTACCCAATTGGCGTAAGATAGATGATATTCAAAATAATACCTTTAAAGCAGTATCATTTGGCACATTGATAATTATGGCTATATCTTTTGCCAGTAAAAATATAGCGATTGCATTTCCTACATCTGTATTTGCTATTTCCTGGATAATAAATACCTTA contains:
- the tadA gene encoding tRNA adenosine(34) deaminase TadA; protein product: MTKDKRQIDDIYFMRQALVEAEKAYKLGEIPVGTVIVLDEKIIARGHNQIVKLKDPTAHAEILAIKKAAVYLKNERLINTSMYVTIEPCAMCAGALILSRVKNLVYGADDLKTGACGSIINIAQHSSLNHQLNVKKGILEQECRELIQRFFKEKR
- a CDS encoding VWA domain-containing protein — encoded protein: MKFANPEFFYLLFIIPLLILNYIKRRKGANIKFSDLQVLKEIPTSKSLKYKHCAFILRLLYLILIIISVARPQLCRTEGEILTEGVDIILALDISGSMQAEDFKPQNRIKSAKQVIREFVKGRKNDRLGLVVFASQSFTQCPLTLDYGTLLSLLNQVNIGMIEDGTAIGMALVNCVNRLKDSQAKSKIVILLTDGVNNCGKIDPITSARIAQAMNVRIYTIGVGKKGGAPIPVNHPIFGKIYARNPDGSLLLTKVDEDTLKTIANITDGKFFRATNEHKLSQIYEDIGKMEKTKIKVKEYMKYKEIFGYFLLPAILLLLAEIILANTRFRRIP